The Daucus carota subsp. sativus chromosome 9, DH1 v3.0, whole genome shotgun sequence genome window below encodes:
- the LOC108202508 gene encoding F-box/LRR-repeat protein At3g03360-like isoform X1 produces the protein MSKPSRPLKIGAPEMNSKLKITNPNGEDRLSSLPDELIHQILSFLGTRQAVQTSILSKRWKRMWTGLPVLSFDGYDQLFPYTHSGIIRFIDHVLKNRDQDTHVSCFKFLAVYPFPPNFVRRLINYTIDHNVEELDIDLQFHRYKPFKLSTFNSDTLKKLKLRVPLDYDESLRTDSEWVLPALKALHLIRPPHMSSYNLSEYCLIWLPNLTTLCLDGIRLPESLSSISVPCLTTLIMKRAKLPENVWDLPALLSLELDEVDLPANMNDFFSALVSVRDITISFSGSCKHNWIISCPQLVHLQICTNFSCICWIHEIAVLSNKLRELSLVGIFMVRSKVHELENVSVKLWDTNEFNDATLDEKGLHYDFVIPMLSELGNARTLTLDSAMIEALYTVSNSLGRVPSPFKNLKYVKLPQGNKESGISTTLRKYLLGGNPRATIVTSLPQVLYTVSNHLGRVPSPFKNLKYVKLPQGNKESGISTTLRKYLLGGNPRATIVTSLPQALYTVSNNLGRVPSPFKNLKYVKLPQGNKESGISTTLRKYLLGGNPRATIVTSWPQRKLNHQVVSNSSTSQKVCVDTGKRVQGEHLVENSVVDAGKVRQIGCPVEGTGKGLYVSKLSFLNLIPWQHIFPFHGAQNYPWQVGVHFGRSS, from the exons ATGAGTAAACCCTCAAGACCCCTGAAAATTGGGGCACCAGAAATGAACAGCAAGCTCAAAATCACAAACCCAAATGGAGAAGACAGGCTCAGCAGCTTACCCGATGAATTAATTCATCAGATCCTATCATTTCTGGGCACTCGACAAGCGGTTCAGACAAGCATTCTCTCCAAAAGATGGAAGCGTATGTGGACTGGTCTCCCTGTCCTCTCATTTGATGGGTATGATCAGCTTTTCCCATACACTCATTCTGGTATCATCAGATTTATTGACCATGTTTTGAAAAATCGAGACCAAGATACCCATGTTTCTTGTTTCAAGTTTCTTGCTGTTTATCCGTTTCCGCCTAATTTTGTAAGAAGGTTGATTAATTATACAATTGACCATAATGTTGAAGAGCTCGATATCGATTTGCAGTTCCATCGTTATAAGCCGTTCAAGTTATCGACGTTTAATTCTGATACCTTGAAGAAACTTAAGTTACGGGTGCCTCTTGACTATGATGAATCATTGCGAACAGATTCTGAGTGGGTCTTGCCTGCTTTAAAAGCTTTGCATTTGATACGCCCGCCACATATGTCAAGTTATAACTTATCTGAATATTGTTTGATATGGTTGCCAAATTTGACGACTCTGTGTCTTGATGGCATTAGGTTGCCGGAATCGCTGTCGTCTATCAGCGTGCCTTGTCTGACAACCCTCATTATGAAAAGGGCCAAATTGCCGGAAAATGTGTGGGATTTGCCAGCTTTACTAAGTCTGGAACTGGATGAGGTAGATTTACCTGCGAACATGAATGATTTTTTCTCTGCCCTTGTGAGTGTGCGGGATATTACAATATCTTTCAGTGGATCGTGTAAACACAATTGGATTATATCTTGTCCCCAATTAGTGCACCTCCAGATCTGTACCAACTTTTCATGTATTTGCTGGATCCATGAAATAGCGGTTTTGTCAAACAAGCTCCGTGAACTTTCTTTAGTTGGTATCTTTATGGTCAGGTCAAAAGTTCATGAATTGGAGAATGTATCTGTAAAATTATGGGATACAAATGAGTTCAATGATGCAACATTGGATGAGAAGGGATTACATTATGATTTTGTCATACCCATGTTATCAGAACTGGGTAATGCCAGGACTCTTACTCTCGACTCTGCTATGATTGAg gcaCTTTATACAGTTTCCAACAGTTTGGGACGTGTTCCTTCTCCATTCAAAAATTTGAAGTATGTGAAACTGCCTCAAGGAAATAAAGAATCTGGTATATCTACTACCCTCAGAAAATACTTACTCGGTGGCAATCCAAGAGCCACTATTGTCACATCATTGCCTCAG gtacTTTATACAGTTTCCAACCATTTGGGACGTGTTCCTTCTCCATTCAAAAATTTGAAGTATGTGAAACTGCCTCAAGGAAATAAAGAATCTGGTATATCTACTACCCTCAGAAAATACTTACTCGGTGGCAATCCAAGAGCCACTATTGTCACATCATTGCCTCAG gcaCTTTATACAGTTTCCAACAATTTGGGACGTGTTCCTTCTCCATTCAAAAATTTGAAGTATGTGAAACTGCCTCAAGGAAATAAAGAATCTGGTATATCTACTACCCTCAGAAAATACTTACTCGGTGGCAATCCAAGAGCCACTATTGTCACATCATGGCCTCAG AGAAAGTTGAATCATCAAGTGGTGTCAAACTCCTCGACATCGCAAAAGGTCTGTGTTGATACTGGAAAGAGGGTTCAAGGAGAGCATTTGGTCGAGAATTCTGTTGTAGATGCTGGAAAGGTGAGACAGATTGGTTGTCCAGTTGAAGGAACTGGAAAAG GTTTGTACGTGTCCAAATTGAGCTTTTTGAATCTCATTCCTTGGCAACATATATTTCCTTTTCATGGAGCTCAAAATTATCCTTGGCAAGTTGGCGTACACTTTGGTCGGTCTTCTTAG
- the LOC108202508 gene encoding putative F-box/FBD/LRR-repeat protein At3g56780 isoform X3 produces MSKPSRPLKIGAPEMNSKLKITNPNGEDRLSSLPDELIHQILSFLGTRQAVQTSILSKRWKRMWTGLPVLSFDGYDQLFPYTHSGIIRFIDHVLKNRDQDTHVSCFKFLAVYPFPPNFVRRLINYTIDHNVEELDIDLQFHRYKPFKLSTFNSDTLKKLKLRVPLDYDESLRTDSEWVLPALKALHLIRPPHMSSYNLSEYCLIWLPNLTTLCLDGIRLPESLSSISVPCLTTLIMKRAKLPENVWDLPALLSLELDEVDLPANMNDFFSALVSVRDITISFSGSCKHNWIISCPQLVHLQICTNFSCICWIHEIAVLSNKLRELSLVGIFMVRSKVHELENVSVKLWDTNEFNDATLDEKGLHYDFVIPMLSELGNARTLTLDSAMIEALYTVSNSLGRVPSPFKNLKYVKLPQGNKESGISTTLRKYLLGGNPRATIVTSLPQVLYTVSNHLGRVPSPFKNLKYVKLPQGNKESGISTTLRKYLLGGNPRATIVTSLPQALYTVSNNLGRVPSPFKNLKYVKLPQGNKESGISTTLRKYLLGGNPRATIVTSWPQVCTCPN; encoded by the exons ATGAGTAAACCCTCAAGACCCCTGAAAATTGGGGCACCAGAAATGAACAGCAAGCTCAAAATCACAAACCCAAATGGAGAAGACAGGCTCAGCAGCTTACCCGATGAATTAATTCATCAGATCCTATCATTTCTGGGCACTCGACAAGCGGTTCAGACAAGCATTCTCTCCAAAAGATGGAAGCGTATGTGGACTGGTCTCCCTGTCCTCTCATTTGATGGGTATGATCAGCTTTTCCCATACACTCATTCTGGTATCATCAGATTTATTGACCATGTTTTGAAAAATCGAGACCAAGATACCCATGTTTCTTGTTTCAAGTTTCTTGCTGTTTATCCGTTTCCGCCTAATTTTGTAAGAAGGTTGATTAATTATACAATTGACCATAATGTTGAAGAGCTCGATATCGATTTGCAGTTCCATCGTTATAAGCCGTTCAAGTTATCGACGTTTAATTCTGATACCTTGAAGAAACTTAAGTTACGGGTGCCTCTTGACTATGATGAATCATTGCGAACAGATTCTGAGTGGGTCTTGCCTGCTTTAAAAGCTTTGCATTTGATACGCCCGCCACATATGTCAAGTTATAACTTATCTGAATATTGTTTGATATGGTTGCCAAATTTGACGACTCTGTGTCTTGATGGCATTAGGTTGCCGGAATCGCTGTCGTCTATCAGCGTGCCTTGTCTGACAACCCTCATTATGAAAAGGGCCAAATTGCCGGAAAATGTGTGGGATTTGCCAGCTTTACTAAGTCTGGAACTGGATGAGGTAGATTTACCTGCGAACATGAATGATTTTTTCTCTGCCCTTGTGAGTGTGCGGGATATTACAATATCTTTCAGTGGATCGTGTAAACACAATTGGATTATATCTTGTCCCCAATTAGTGCACCTCCAGATCTGTACCAACTTTTCATGTATTTGCTGGATCCATGAAATAGCGGTTTTGTCAAACAAGCTCCGTGAACTTTCTTTAGTTGGTATCTTTATGGTCAGGTCAAAAGTTCATGAATTGGAGAATGTATCTGTAAAATTATGGGATACAAATGAGTTCAATGATGCAACATTGGATGAGAAGGGATTACATTATGATTTTGTCATACCCATGTTATCAGAACTGGGTAATGCCAGGACTCTTACTCTCGACTCTGCTATGATTGAg gcaCTTTATACAGTTTCCAACAGTTTGGGACGTGTTCCTTCTCCATTCAAAAATTTGAAGTATGTGAAACTGCCTCAAGGAAATAAAGAATCTGGTATATCTACTACCCTCAGAAAATACTTACTCGGTGGCAATCCAAGAGCCACTATTGTCACATCATTGCCTCAG gtacTTTATACAGTTTCCAACCATTTGGGACGTGTTCCTTCTCCATTCAAAAATTTGAAGTATGTGAAACTGCCTCAAGGAAATAAAGAATCTGGTATATCTACTACCCTCAGAAAATACTTACTCGGTGGCAATCCAAGAGCCACTATTGTCACATCATTGCCTCAG gcaCTTTATACAGTTTCCAACAATTTGGGACGTGTTCCTTCTCCATTCAAAAATTTGAAGTATGTGAAACTGCCTCAAGGAAATAAAGAATCTGGTATATCTACTACCCTCAGAAAATACTTACTCGGTGGCAATCCAAGAGCCACTATTGTCACATCATGGCCTCAG GTTTGTACGTGTCCAAATTGA
- the LOC108202508 gene encoding uncharacterized protein LOC108202508 isoform X5: MSKPSRPLKIGAPEMNSKLKITNPNGEDRLSSLPDELIHQILSFLGTRQAVQTSILSKRWKRMWTGLPVLSFDGLPESLSSISVPCLTTLIMKRAKLPENVWDLPALLSLELDEVDLPANMNDFFSALVSVRDITISFSGSCKHNWIISCPQLVHLQICTNFSCICWIHEIAVLSNKLRELSLVGIFMVRSKVHELENVSVKLWDTNEFNDATLDEKGLHYDFVIPMLSELGNARTLTLDSAMIEALYTVSNSLGRVPSPFKNLKYVKLPQGNKESGISTTLRKYLLGGNPRATIVTSLPQVLYTVSNHLGRVPSPFKNLKYVKLPQGNKESGISTTLRKYLLGGNPRATIVTSLPQALYTVSNNLGRVPSPFKNLKYVKLPQGNKESGISTTLRKYLLGGNPRATIVTSWPQRKLNHQVVSNSSTSQKVCVDTGKRVQGEHLVENSVVDAGKVRQIGCPVEGTGKGLYVSKLSFLNLIPWQHIFPFHGAQNYPWQVGVHFGRSS; encoded by the exons ATGAGTAAACCCTCAAGACCCCTGAAAATTGGGGCACCAGAAATGAACAGCAAGCTCAAAATCACAAACCCAAATGGAGAAGACAGGCTCAGCAGCTTACCCGATGAATTAATTCATCAGATCCTATCATTTCTGGGCACTCGACAAGCGGTTCAGACAAGCATTCTCTCCAAAAGATGGAAGCGTATGTGGACTGGTCTCCCTGTCCTCTCATTTGATGG GTTGCCGGAATCGCTGTCGTCTATCAGCGTGCCTTGTCTGACAACCCTCATTATGAAAAGGGCCAAATTGCCGGAAAATGTGTGGGATTTGCCAGCTTTACTAAGTCTGGAACTGGATGAGGTAGATTTACCTGCGAACATGAATGATTTTTTCTCTGCCCTTGTGAGTGTGCGGGATATTACAATATCTTTCAGTGGATCGTGTAAACACAATTGGATTATATCTTGTCCCCAATTAGTGCACCTCCAGATCTGTACCAACTTTTCATGTATTTGCTGGATCCATGAAATAGCGGTTTTGTCAAACAAGCTCCGTGAACTTTCTTTAGTTGGTATCTTTATGGTCAGGTCAAAAGTTCATGAATTGGAGAATGTATCTGTAAAATTATGGGATACAAATGAGTTCAATGATGCAACATTGGATGAGAAGGGATTACATTATGATTTTGTCATACCCATGTTATCAGAACTGGGTAATGCCAGGACTCTTACTCTCGACTCTGCTATGATTGAg gcaCTTTATACAGTTTCCAACAGTTTGGGACGTGTTCCTTCTCCATTCAAAAATTTGAAGTATGTGAAACTGCCTCAAGGAAATAAAGAATCTGGTATATCTACTACCCTCAGAAAATACTTACTCGGTGGCAATCCAAGAGCCACTATTGTCACATCATTGCCTCAG gtacTTTATACAGTTTCCAACCATTTGGGACGTGTTCCTTCTCCATTCAAAAATTTGAAGTATGTGAAACTGCCTCAAGGAAATAAAGAATCTGGTATATCTACTACCCTCAGAAAATACTTACTCGGTGGCAATCCAAGAGCCACTATTGTCACATCATTGCCTCAG gcaCTTTATACAGTTTCCAACAATTTGGGACGTGTTCCTTCTCCATTCAAAAATTTGAAGTATGTGAAACTGCCTCAAGGAAATAAAGAATCTGGTATATCTACTACCCTCAGAAAATACTTACTCGGTGGCAATCCAAGAGCCACTATTGTCACATCATGGCCTCAG AGAAAGTTGAATCATCAAGTGGTGTCAAACTCCTCGACATCGCAAAAGGTCTGTGTTGATACTGGAAAGAGGGTTCAAGGAGAGCATTTGGTCGAGAATTCTGTTGTAGATGCTGGAAAGGTGAGACAGATTGGTTGTCCAGTTGAAGGAACTGGAAAAG GTTTGTACGTGTCCAAATTGAGCTTTTTGAATCTCATTCCTTGGCAACATATATTTCCTTTTCATGGAGCTCAAAATTATCCTTGGCAAGTTGGCGTACACTTTGGTCGGTCTTCTTAG
- the LOC108202508 gene encoding putative F-box/FBD/LRR-repeat protein At3g56780 isoform X2, with product MSKPSRPLKIGAPEMNSKLKITNPNGEDRLSSLPDELIHQILSFLGTRQAVQTSILSKRWKRMWTGLPVLSFDGYDQLFPYTHSGIIRFIDHVLKNRDQDTHVSCFKFLAVYPFPPNFVRRLINYTIDHNVEELDIDLQFHRYKPFKLSTFNSDTLKKLKLRVPLDYDESLRTDSEWVLPALKALHLIRPPHMSSYNLSEYCLIWLPNLTTLCLDGIRLPESLSSISVPCLTTLIMKRAKLPENVWDLPALLSLELDEVDLPANMNDFFSALVSVRDITISFSGSCKHNWIISCPQLVHLQICTNFSCICWIHEIAVLSNKLRELSLVGIFMVRSKVHELENVSVKLWDTNEFNDATLDEKGLHYDFVIPMLSELGNARTLTLDSAMIEALYTVSNSLGRVPSPFKNLKYVKLPQGNKESGISTTLRKYLLGGNPRATIVTSLPQVLYTVSNHLGRVPSPFKNLKYVKLPQGNKESGISTTLRKYLLGGNPRATIVTSLPQRKLNHQVVSNSSTSQKVCVDTGKRVQGEHLVENSVVDAGKVRQIGCPVEGTGKGLYVSKLSFLNLIPWQHIFPFHGAQNYPWQVGVHFGRSS from the exons ATGAGTAAACCCTCAAGACCCCTGAAAATTGGGGCACCAGAAATGAACAGCAAGCTCAAAATCACAAACCCAAATGGAGAAGACAGGCTCAGCAGCTTACCCGATGAATTAATTCATCAGATCCTATCATTTCTGGGCACTCGACAAGCGGTTCAGACAAGCATTCTCTCCAAAAGATGGAAGCGTATGTGGACTGGTCTCCCTGTCCTCTCATTTGATGGGTATGATCAGCTTTTCCCATACACTCATTCTGGTATCATCAGATTTATTGACCATGTTTTGAAAAATCGAGACCAAGATACCCATGTTTCTTGTTTCAAGTTTCTTGCTGTTTATCCGTTTCCGCCTAATTTTGTAAGAAGGTTGATTAATTATACAATTGACCATAATGTTGAAGAGCTCGATATCGATTTGCAGTTCCATCGTTATAAGCCGTTCAAGTTATCGACGTTTAATTCTGATACCTTGAAGAAACTTAAGTTACGGGTGCCTCTTGACTATGATGAATCATTGCGAACAGATTCTGAGTGGGTCTTGCCTGCTTTAAAAGCTTTGCATTTGATACGCCCGCCACATATGTCAAGTTATAACTTATCTGAATATTGTTTGATATGGTTGCCAAATTTGACGACTCTGTGTCTTGATGGCATTAGGTTGCCGGAATCGCTGTCGTCTATCAGCGTGCCTTGTCTGACAACCCTCATTATGAAAAGGGCCAAATTGCCGGAAAATGTGTGGGATTTGCCAGCTTTACTAAGTCTGGAACTGGATGAGGTAGATTTACCTGCGAACATGAATGATTTTTTCTCTGCCCTTGTGAGTGTGCGGGATATTACAATATCTTTCAGTGGATCGTGTAAACACAATTGGATTATATCTTGTCCCCAATTAGTGCACCTCCAGATCTGTACCAACTTTTCATGTATTTGCTGGATCCATGAAATAGCGGTTTTGTCAAACAAGCTCCGTGAACTTTCTTTAGTTGGTATCTTTATGGTCAGGTCAAAAGTTCATGAATTGGAGAATGTATCTGTAAAATTATGGGATACAAATGAGTTCAATGATGCAACATTGGATGAGAAGGGATTACATTATGATTTTGTCATACCCATGTTATCAGAACTGGGTAATGCCAGGACTCTTACTCTCGACTCTGCTATGATTGAg gcaCTTTATACAGTTTCCAACAGTTTGGGACGTGTTCCTTCTCCATTCAAAAATTTGAAGTATGTGAAACTGCCTCAAGGAAATAAAGAATCTGGTATATCTACTACCCTCAGAAAATACTTACTCGGTGGCAATCCAAGAGCCACTATTGTCACATCATTGCCTCAG gtacTTTATACAGTTTCCAACCATTTGGGACGTGTTCCTTCTCCATTCAAAAATTTGAAGTATGTGAAACTGCCTCAAGGAAATAAAGAATCTGGTATATCTACTACCCTCAGAAAATACTTACTCGGTGGCAATCCAAGAGCCACTATTGTCACATCATTGCCTCAG AGAAAGTTGAATCATCAAGTGGTGTCAAACTCCTCGACATCGCAAAAGGTCTGTGTTGATACTGGAAAGAGGGTTCAAGGAGAGCATTTGGTCGAGAATTCTGTTGTAGATGCTGGAAAGGTGAGACAGATTGGTTGTCCAGTTGAAGGAACTGGAAAAG GTTTGTACGTGTCCAAATTGAGCTTTTTGAATCTCATTCCTTGGCAACATATATTTCCTTTTCATGGAGCTCAAAATTATCCTTGGCAAGTTGGCGTACACTTTGGTCGGTCTTCTTAG
- the LOC108202508 gene encoding putative F-box/FBD/LRR-repeat protein At3g56780 isoform X4 gives MSKPSRPLKIGAPEMNSKLKITNPNGEDRLSSLPDELIHQILSFLGTRQAVQTSILSKRWKRMWTGLPVLSFDGYDQLFPYTHSGIIRFIDHVLKNRDQDTHVSCFKFLAVYPFPPNFVRRLINYTIDHNVEELDIDLQFHRYKPFKLSTFNSDTLKKLKLRVPLDYDESLRTDSEWVLPALKALHLIRPPHMSSYNLSEYCLIWLPNLTTLCLDGIRLPESLSSISVPCLTTLIMKRAKLPENVWDLPALLSLELDEVDLPANMNDFFSALVSVRDITISFSGSCKHNWIISCPQLVHLQICTNFSCICWIHEIAVLSNKLRELSLVGIFMVRSKVHELENVSVKLWDTNEFNDATLDEKGLHYDFVIPMLSELGNARTLTLDSAMIEALYTVSNSLGRVPSPFKNLKYVKLPQGNKESGISTTLRKYLLGGNPRATIVTSLPQVLYTVSNHLGRVPSPFKNLKYVKLPQGNKESGISTTLRKYLLGGNPRATIVTSLPQIFKKKKREKKHLNKQQDPDRPARTSQPLLTHKLPLRLYINLYNMSHSPF, from the exons ATGAGTAAACCCTCAAGACCCCTGAAAATTGGGGCACCAGAAATGAACAGCAAGCTCAAAATCACAAACCCAAATGGAGAAGACAGGCTCAGCAGCTTACCCGATGAATTAATTCATCAGATCCTATCATTTCTGGGCACTCGACAAGCGGTTCAGACAAGCATTCTCTCCAAAAGATGGAAGCGTATGTGGACTGGTCTCCCTGTCCTCTCATTTGATGGGTATGATCAGCTTTTCCCATACACTCATTCTGGTATCATCAGATTTATTGACCATGTTTTGAAAAATCGAGACCAAGATACCCATGTTTCTTGTTTCAAGTTTCTTGCTGTTTATCCGTTTCCGCCTAATTTTGTAAGAAGGTTGATTAATTATACAATTGACCATAATGTTGAAGAGCTCGATATCGATTTGCAGTTCCATCGTTATAAGCCGTTCAAGTTATCGACGTTTAATTCTGATACCTTGAAGAAACTTAAGTTACGGGTGCCTCTTGACTATGATGAATCATTGCGAACAGATTCTGAGTGGGTCTTGCCTGCTTTAAAAGCTTTGCATTTGATACGCCCGCCACATATGTCAAGTTATAACTTATCTGAATATTGTTTGATATGGTTGCCAAATTTGACGACTCTGTGTCTTGATGGCATTAGGTTGCCGGAATCGCTGTCGTCTATCAGCGTGCCTTGTCTGACAACCCTCATTATGAAAAGGGCCAAATTGCCGGAAAATGTGTGGGATTTGCCAGCTTTACTAAGTCTGGAACTGGATGAGGTAGATTTACCTGCGAACATGAATGATTTTTTCTCTGCCCTTGTGAGTGTGCGGGATATTACAATATCTTTCAGTGGATCGTGTAAACACAATTGGATTATATCTTGTCCCCAATTAGTGCACCTCCAGATCTGTACCAACTTTTCATGTATTTGCTGGATCCATGAAATAGCGGTTTTGTCAAACAAGCTCCGTGAACTTTCTTTAGTTGGTATCTTTATGGTCAGGTCAAAAGTTCATGAATTGGAGAATGTATCTGTAAAATTATGGGATACAAATGAGTTCAATGATGCAACATTGGATGAGAAGGGATTACATTATGATTTTGTCATACCCATGTTATCAGAACTGGGTAATGCCAGGACTCTTACTCTCGACTCTGCTATGATTGAg gcaCTTTATACAGTTTCCAACAGTTTGGGACGTGTTCCTTCTCCATTCAAAAATTTGAAGTATGTGAAACTGCCTCAAGGAAATAAAGAATCTGGTATATCTACTACCCTCAGAAAATACTTACTCGGTGGCAATCCAAGAGCCACTATTGTCACATCATTGCCTCAG gtacTTTATACAGTTTCCAACCATTTGGGACGTGTTCCTTCTCCATTCAAAAATTTGAAGTATGTGAAACTGCCTCAAGGAAATAAAGAATCTGGTATATCTACTACCCTCAGAAAATACTTACTCGGTGGCAATCCAAGAGCCACTATTGTCACATCATTGCCTCAG atattcaagaaaaaaaaaagggagaaAAAACACCTGAATAAGCAACAGGATCCAGATAGACCCGCACGAACAAGTCAGCCTCTCCTGACGCATAAACTCCCCCTGCGACTATATATAAACTTATATAACATGTCGCACAGCCCCTTTTAG